A single genomic interval of bacterium harbors:
- the hslV gene encoding ATP-dependent protease subunit HslV, whose product MTRSTTILTVRHKGKVAIGGDGQVTQNETIMKHNAKKLRRLYNDQVLVGFAGATADAFTLFERFEKKLEEYSGNLQRAAIELAKDWRTDRVLRRLESLLVVVNKDYSLLISGTGDVIEPSDGVLAIGSGGPYALAAAKALIKYSDLSASEIVKEAILIASSICIYTNDQIVVEKL is encoded by the coding sequence ATGACACGCTCAACTACAATTCTTACTGTAAGGCATAAGGGAAAAGTGGCCATAGGTGGTGATGGGCAAGTTACACAAAACGAAACTATTATGAAACATAATGCAAAAAAACTACGTAGATTATATAATGATCAAGTACTGGTCGGTTTTGCAGGGGCAACAGCAGATGCTTTTACTCTGTTTGAAAGATTTGAAAAAAAGCTGGAGGAGTATAGCGGCAATCTTCAGAGGGCCGCAATTGAGCTTGCAAAAGACTGGCGCACAGATAGAGTTCTGAGGCGGCTGGAGTCTTTGCTCGTCGTTGTCAATAAGGATTATTCACTTCTTATATCTGGAACGGGAGATGTTATTGAGCCAAGTGACGGAGTATTAGCCATAGGTTCAGGAGGTCCTTATGCGCTTGCCGCAGCTAAAGCGCTGATAAAATATTCAGACCTCTCAGCATCAGAAATCGTTAAGGAAGCTATTTTAATAGCATCTTCAATATGCATATATACGAACGATCAGATAGTTGTAGAGAAACTCTAG